From the genome of Hathewaya histolytica, one region includes:
- a CDS encoding exonuclease SbcCD subunit D yields MKILHTSDWHLGKNLEGFSRLDEQEKFLNDFKILVEEKDIDLVIIAGDIYDNSNPPARAEKMFYKVLKDITKGGKRMVLIIAGNHDNPERLVAANPLAYEQGVIMFDTPKSIVNIGDCGNHKIVNSGQGYVEIEINGERAVIVTIPYPSEKRLNEVLYKSIDEKERQKSYSDKIKDLIDGLSENYRDDTINLLVSHLYVLGGEECDSERNIQLGGSLAVSASIFPKEIQYVALGHLHKPQTMKKASPIIKYAGSPLQYSKSEIGYTKGAYILDIVKGSEPKIEDVYFNNYKPIEIWKCDSIEHAIDMCRKNSERDVWVYMEIKTDRYLGEEDIKAMKALKKDILEIRPIIINQEDLEEDFQGYTEKSFKEMFVDFYKKEREVPPSDEVMDLFLEIALMEEEEGE; encoded by the coding sequence ATGAAAATATTACACACCTCTGATTGGCACCTAGGGAAAAATTTAGAAGGGTTTAGTAGGTTAGATGAACAGGAAAAATTTTTAAATGATTTTAAAATACTAGTAGAGGAAAAGGATATAGATCTAGTAATTATAGCAGGTGATATATACGATAATAGTAATCCACCAGCAAGAGCGGAGAAAATGTTTTATAAAGTACTTAAGGATATTACTAAAGGTGGAAAAAGAATGGTTCTAATAATAGCAGGTAACCATGATAATCCAGAAAGATTAGTTGCTGCTAATCCTCTTGCATATGAACAAGGAGTTATAATGTTTGATACACCTAAAAGTATTGTAAATATTGGTGATTGTGGGAATCATAAAATTGTAAATAGTGGACAAGGGTATGTGGAAATCGAAATAAATGGGGAAAGGGCAGTCATCGTGACTATTCCTTATCCAAGTGAGAAGAGATTGAATGAGGTATTATATAAGTCCATAGATGAAAAGGAAAGACAAAAATCTTATTCAGATAAAATAAAAGATTTAATAGATGGATTAAGTGAAAACTATAGGGATGATACTATAAATCTTTTAGTTTCTCATTTATATGTTTTAGGGGGGGAAGAGTGTGATTCTGAAAGAAACATACAGTTAGGAGGAAGTCTTGCTGTAAGTGCATCTATTTTTCCTAAGGAAATTCAGTATGTAGCTTTAGGTCATTTACATAAGCCTCAAACTATGAAAAAAGCTTCTCCTATAATAAAATATGCAGGCTCTCCACTTCAATATAGTAAGAGCGAAATCGGATACACTAAGGGTGCTTATATATTAGATATAGTTAAGGGAAGTGAACCGAAGATAGAAGATGTTTACTTTAATAATTATAAGCCTATTGAGATTTGGAAGTGTGATTCTATTGAGCATGCCATAGATATGTGTAGGAAAAACTCTGAAAGAGATGTTTGGGTTTACATGGAGATAAAAACTGATAGATATTTGGGAGAAGAAGATATAAAAGCCATGAAGGCATTAAAAAAAGATATCTTAGAAATAAGACCTATTATTATAAATCAGGAAGACTTAGAAGAGGATTTTCAAGGTTATACGGAAAAAAGTTTTAAAGAGATGTTTGTAGATTTTTATAAAAAAGAGAGAGAGGTTCCTCCAAGTGACGAGGTTATGGATTTGTTTCTTGAAATAGCGTTAATGGAAGAAGAGGAGGGGGAATAA
- a CDS encoding nitroreductase family protein has product MEAIFRRRSIRKYKPIKISEDMLENLLRAGMSAPSAVNQKPWHFIVIEDRTKLDEIATTHPYAKMLYEAPLAICVCANMNLGDFKHYWPQDCSAATENILIEAEHLGLGAVWLGVYPVEDLMEGAKKVLNLPDDIVPFCFISIGYPNEEKKHYDRFDKERIHYNNW; this is encoded by the coding sequence ATGGAAGCTATTTTTAGAAGAAGAAGTATTAGAAAATATAAGCCTATAAAAATTTCTGAAGATATGTTGGAAAATCTACTCCGTGCTGGAATGTCAGCCCCTTCTGCTGTAAATCAAAAACCTTGGCACTTTATAGTTATAGAAGATAGAACTAAGTTAGATGAAATTGCAACTACCCATCCTTATGCTAAAATGCTGTATGAGGCTCCACTTGCAATCTGTGTATGTGCTAATATGAATCTTGGAGATTTTAAACATTATTGGCCGCAAGATTGTTCAGCAGCCACAGAAAATATACTAATAGAAGCAGAACACCTTGGCCTTGGTGCTGTTTGGCTTGGTGTGTATCCAGTAGAAGACCTGATGGAAGGTGCTAAAAAGGTATTAAACTTACCAGATGATATAGTTCCTTTTTGTTTTATATCTATAGGATATCCTAATGAAGAAAAAAAACATTACGATAGATTTGATAAAGAAAGAATCCACTATAATAACTGGTAA
- a CDS encoding M4 family metallopeptidase, with product MKKKFLSFIIISAISLNISSMTVGAKQVKEIKPPKDKESISVLKTDLEKTKNIKSNNKEGDDVTKVVKSALKEEGNLGDFKVDNKETDVKGKKHLRSQMFIDGIPVYGSQVIIHTNKDGQVYSVNGKVDKQPKAQSFKNRVRIKDDKAIKIAEDSLGKEIKKNKNYHSESKLYLYKVNGDLQPVYLVKISSTEPEASFWHMFVSAENGKIVDKYNALSCQATHAQVRGVNSSGEHKILNGMFENGRYFLADSTRPSNGYILTYDANNQEYGFPGSLFSNLTGIFDSDRQKAGVDAHHNLTQVYDYYKNVLNRDSFDGKGASIISSVHVGNNLNNAFWNGRQILFGDGDGVTFSNLAKCLEVTAHEFTHAVTQSTAGLEYRFQSGALNEAFSDILGIAVHSDPNDWEIGEDIYTPNVAGDALRSMSNPRLYRQPDHMKDYLYWDYSMDKGGVHYNSGIPNKAAYLMGKEVGKDSMAKIYYHALVNYLTPQSTFEDARNAVVSSAIDLHGENSKEHKLAIKSWADVGVGEEAVR from the coding sequence ATGAAAAAAAAATTTTTAAGTTTTATTATTATTTCTGCCATATCACTTAACATTTCTTCTATGACTGTGGGGGCAAAGCAAGTGAAAGAAATCAAACCTCCAAAAGATAAAGAATCTATTTCTGTATTAAAAACAGATTTAGAAAAAACCAAGAATATAAAATCTAATAATAAGGAGGGGGATGATGTAACAAAAGTAGTTAAGAGTGCTTTAAAAGAAGAAGGCAATTTAGGAGATTTTAAGGTTGATAATAAAGAAACTGATGTAAAAGGTAAAAAGCACTTGCGTTCACAAATGTTTATAGATGGTATTCCTGTATATGGTAGTCAAGTTATAATTCATACTAATAAAGATGGACAAGTATATAGCGTAAATGGAAAAGTAGATAAACAGCCTAAAGCTCAATCTTTTAAGAACCGTGTAAGGATTAAGGACGATAAAGCTATTAAAATAGCAGAAGACAGTTTAGGTAAGGAAATAAAGAAAAACAAAAATTATCATTCTGAAAGTAAGTTGTACCTATACAAGGTTAATGGAGATTTACAACCTGTGTATTTGGTAAAGATATCATCTACAGAACCAGAAGCTTCATTTTGGCATATGTTTGTAAGTGCTGAAAATGGAAAGATAGTTGATAAGTATAATGCTTTATCATGCCAAGCTACACATGCTCAAGTAAGAGGAGTTAATAGCAGTGGAGAGCATAAAATCTTAAATGGTATGTTTGAAAATGGAAGATATTTTTTAGCAGATTCAACAAGACCTTCAAATGGATATATATTAACATATGATGCTAATAACCAAGAGTATGGTTTCCCAGGTAGCTTATTTAGTAATTTAACAGGCATTTTTGATAGTGATAGACAAAAGGCAGGAGTAGATGCTCACCATAATCTAACTCAAGTATATGATTATTATAAAAATGTTTTAAATAGAGATAGTTTTGATGGAAAAGGTGCTAGTATAATATCTTCTGTGCATGTAGGAAATAATTTAAATAATGCTTTCTGGAATGGTAGACAAATACTTTTTGGTGATGGAGATGGAGTTACATTTAGTAACCTAGCAAAATGTTTAGAAGTTACTGCCCATGAATTTACACATGCAGTTACTCAAAGTACTGCAGGTCTAGAATATAGATTTCAATCTGGTGCTCTAAATGAAGCTTTTTCTGATATTTTAGGTATAGCTGTTCACAGTGATCCAAATGATTGGGAAATTGGAGAAGATATATACACTCCTAATGTAGCAGGAGATGCTTTAAGAAGTATGTCAAATCCTAGATTATATAGACAACCAGACCATATGAAGGACTATTTATATTGGGATTATTCAATGGATAAAGGTGGAGTTCATTATAATTCAGGTATTCCAAATAAAGCAGCTTATTTGATGGGAAAAGAAGTTGGAAAAGATTCAATGGCTAAAATTTATTATCATGCTTTAGTGAATTATTTAACTCCTCAAAGTACATTTGAAGATGCTAGAAATGCAGTAGTATCATCTGCAATAGATTTACATGGTGAGAATAGTAAAGAACATAAACTTGCTATAAAATCTTGGGCAGATGTAGGAGTTGGAGAAGAGGCAGTAAGATAA
- a CDS encoding VanZ family protein — MENKKLDKLVYFTPSFIWMGIIFYFSHQVGDVSSKNNHFIVSYVDKISSSLVKFIGYDNLNVLVRKSAHVTEYLILFLLLFYGFYRFYKNTRYKCLWKSSVLSALSTILYACTDEFHQIFVIGREGKIFDVFVDSIGALIGIIIVTILFRKKNG; from the coding sequence ATGGAAAACAAGAAGCTAGATAAATTAGTTTATTTCACCCCCTCCTTCATATGGATGGGAATTATTTTTTATTTTTCTCATCAAGTAGGGGATGTTTCATCTAAAAATAATCATTTTATTGTAAGTTATGTAGATAAAATAAGCAGCTCTTTAGTGAAATTTATTGGTTATGATAACCTAAATGTACTGGTTAGAAAGAGTGCACATGTAACTGAATACTTAATATTATTTTTATTATTATTTTATGGCTTTTATAGATTTTATAAAAATACTAGGTATAAGTGCTTATGGAAAAGTAGTGTTCTCAGTGCTTTGAGTACTATTTTATATGCTTGTACCGACGAATTTCATCAAATTTTTGTAATAGGTCGAGAGGGGAAGATTTTTGACGTTTTTGTTGACTCTATTGGAGCACTAATAGGAATTATAATTGTAACAATTTTATTTAGAAAGAAAAATGGTTAG
- a CDS encoding sugar transferase, whose product MDIFGSLIGFILLSPIFIMICAIIKNDSKEPTIFSHKRIGKTGRIISVYRFRTMVSNAEDLIEKLLEHQKKGLMIARRNTYLDIKLIFKTISVVIQIRGAK is encoded by the coding sequence ATTGATATCTTTGGATCACTTATAGGTTTTATACTTTTAAGTCCTATTTTTATAATGATTTGTGCAATTATAAAAAATGATTCAAAAGAACCAACAATATTCTCTCATAAAAGAATTGGGAAGACTGGAAGGATTATAAGCGTATATAGATTTAGAACTATGGTTTCAAATGCTGAAGATTTAATTGAAAAATTGCTAGAACACCAGAAGAAGGGGCTTATGATAGCTAGAAGAAACACATATTTAGATATAAAACTTATATTTAAAACTATTTCAGTAGTTATACAGATAAGGGGAGCAAAATAG
- a CDS encoding CpsD/CapB family tyrosine-protein kinase: MKLNKDSKLITFIEPKSPISEAYRTLRTNIQFSSFDEEIRVIYTTSALPSEGKSTTSANLAVTFAQGGAKTLLVDCDLRKPNVHKIFGLSNTRGLSNLLVKEQGLEKIIYQSGIENLHILTSGLKPPNPSELLASNKMKEFIEVLKKYYDIVILDAPPVAVVTDAQIISQYSQGGILVVASGESEREVIVKARNLLEKVGSKILGVVLNKAEKKSGKGYYNYYYDSDAK; encoded by the coding sequence ATGAAATTAAATAAGGATAGTAAGCTAATAACATTTATAGAACCAAAATCACCAATATCAGAGGCATATCGTACTTTAAGAACTAATATTCAATTTTCCTCTTTCGATGAAGAAATAAGGGTAATATATACAACCAGTGCATTGCCAAGTGAAGGGAAATCCACTACATCAGCTAATTTAGCCGTAACATTTGCCCAAGGAGGAGCTAAAACACTATTAGTAGATTGTGACTTAAGAAAGCCAAACGTACATAAAATTTTTGGACTATCAAATACTAGGGGACTTTCAAATTTACTTGTAAAAGAACAAGGATTAGAAAAAATAATATATCAAAGTGGAATTGAAAATTTGCATATCTTAACATCAGGATTAAAACCGCCTAACCCTTCAGAACTGCTAGCTTCTAACAAAATGAAAGAGTTTATAGAAGTTTTAAAAAAGTATTATGATATTGTAATTTTAGATGCTCCACCTGTTGCTGTAGTTACAGATGCACAAATAATTTCCCAGTATTCACAGGGAGGAATTCTTGTGGTAGCTTCCGGAGAAAGTGAAAGAGAAGTTATAGTTAAAGCTAGAAATTTATTAGAAAAGGTGGGTAGTAAAATACTAGGAGTAGTGCTTAATAAGGCAGAAAAGAAGAGTGGTAAGGGGTATTACAATTATTACTATGACTCAGATGCAAAATAA
- a CDS encoding tyrosine-protein phosphatase: MLDIHSHIIPRVDDGAKNLSESLKMIYMAIKGGTKTIIATPHYYRGFYEVPYSEQVKNLHDLKIEVVDKCLDIEIILGQEVFLDHSVVELLESGKIGPISNTNYMLVETDIREYDKSILDYIYELRVRDITPILAHPERYIYIQNNPTILNEFVKEGCLFQVNGGSIKGIFGEDVKRTSEILINNGFCNFLGSDAHSTNKRNTDLKEVIKELQDINKNGYEKVIENGDLLLSNLPIEAEFEKLEKRKSFFSFFKRK; encoded by the coding sequence GTGTTAGATATTCATAGTCACATTATACCACGAGTAGATGATGGAGCAAAAAATTTAAGTGAATCATTAAAAATGATTTATATGGCTATTAAGGGAGGAACTAAGACCATAATAGCCACTCCGCATTATTATAGAGGATTTTACGAAGTTCCATATAGTGAGCAAGTTAAGAATTTACATGATTTAAAGATAGAAGTAGTAGATAAATGTTTAGATATAGAAATAATCTTAGGACAAGAAGTTTTTTTAGATCATAGTGTGGTGGAACTTTTAGAGAGTGGAAAAATAGGACCTATAAGTAATACAAACTATATGTTGGTTGAAACTGATATAAGAGAATACGATAAATCAATTCTTGACTATATTTATGAACTTAGGGTAAGAGACATAACACCTATATTGGCACATCCAGAACGATATATTTACATTCAAAATAATCCTACGATTTTAAATGAGTTTGTGAAAGAAGGATGCTTATTTCAAGTTAATGGAGGAAGTATCAAGGGGATATTTGGGGAAGATGTAAAAAGGACATCTGAAATTTTAATAAATAATGGGTTTTGTAACTTTTTAGGATCTGATGCTCATAGTACTAATAAAAGAAATACAGATTTAAAGGAAGTCATAAAAGAACTGCAAGATATAAATAAAAATGGATATGAAAAAGTTATAGAAAATGGGGATTTACTTTTATCAAACCTGCCTATAGAGGCTGAGTTTGAAAAGCTAGAAAAAAGAAAGAGTTTCTTTAGTTTTTTTAAAAGAAAATAG
- a CDS encoding YveK family protein, which produces MEQEITIDLHKVSEILVKRKKLIAIITTISLLITGIISFFIIKPTYETKATIVIGKEEEKNDKQNSYNDIMMFQKLVKTYAQIAESRTVIEKVAQKVGNGLTYEKLKGRIKVIPQPDTQIMEIKVLSKKPEEAYSVLNSLGEIFISESKRIYPTGQIEILDKAVVPEKPIKPNKKLNMAIALLLGLFLSTGASFLLEYLDRTLKSEEDIERYLDLPVLAVIPKIEK; this is translated from the coding sequence ATGGAACAAGAAATTACAATAGATTTGCATAAAGTAAGTGAAATACTAGTAAAAAGAAAAAAACTCATAGCAATAATTACAACAATATCACTTTTAATTACAGGAATAATAAGTTTCTTTATAATTAAACCTACATATGAAACTAAGGCTACTATAGTTATAGGAAAAGAAGAAGAAAAGAATGATAAACAAAATTCTTATAATGATATTATGATGTTTCAAAAACTAGTAAAGACTTATGCACAAATAGCAGAATCAAGAACAGTTATAGAAAAAGTGGCGCAAAAGGTAGGTAATGGATTAACCTATGAAAAACTTAAGGGTAGAATAAAAGTTATCCCCCAACCGGACACTCAAATTATGGAGATAAAGGTTTTAAGTAAAAAGCCGGAAGAGGCATATAGTGTACTAAATTCATTAGGAGAAATTTTCATTTCTGAATCTAAAAGAATTTACCCAACTGGACAAATTGAAATTTTGGACAAGGCTGTAGTACCAGAAAAACCAATAAAACCGAACAAAAAACTTAATATGGCAATAGCATTATTATTAGGTTTATTCCTATCTACAGGAGCCTCTTTTTTACTGGAATATTTGGATAGGACTTTAAAATCAGAAGAAGATATAGAAAGATACTTGGATTTACCAGTGCTTGCAGTGATACCTAAAATAGAAAAGTAG
- a CDS encoding lipopolysaccharide biosynthesis protein, whose amino-acid sequence MLRKFKNIFKNNKFSVIFKYSFIKYIALMVGFLKEIVNARALGPELLGVLGNLLLILNYLSYANLGILYSMNREYVLYKDKDEEKARQVIYTSFTSLFILSIFFIACGFLSKLFIFKDVTGKYLIYIFFIAIFQQFKMFFINYFRLVDNFKKINSIELVNNVGTFLLIVLFIKDYKINAVLYSMIICGFITLIYGIINCKNIKIGINLNILKDLIYIGIPLLIYNLGFYILTTVDRIMILKYLNYEELGYYTFSNQIVSATLVFITSILFLYYPKAIKILNIDENFDGEKAYNNIQRYTKYVELLGVLLSIVGIILIKPFVNIVVPNYEVSINIYRVLVLGAIVSQVSYFANVFIVSNKKQIYLIFLQFLTIILSIILNYIFLKLGFKVTGVSIATMVTNIIYSVMQYLIFLKILNQRKCHFNIVLKTYYKFILFVIILLIINTLKINYYLYIIILLVFVFMLYKKDIKNIINKYT is encoded by the coding sequence ATGTTACGAAAATTTAAAAATATATTTAAAAACAATAAATTTAGTGTGATTTTTAAATATTCCTTTATTAAGTATATTGCATTAATGGTAGGGTTTTTAAAAGAAATAGTAAATGCTAGGGCTTTGGGCCCAGAATTACTGGGGGTCTTAGGCAACTTATTGTTAATATTAAATTATTTATCATATGCTAATTTAGGCATTTTATATTCCATGAATAGAGAATATGTACTTTATAAGGATAAAGATGAAGAAAAGGCGAGGCAGGTTATCTATACCTCTTTTACAAGTCTATTTATACTTTCTATTTTTTTTATAGCATGTGGTTTTTTATCAAAATTATTTATTTTTAAGGATGTTACGGGAAAATACTTGATATATATTTTTTTTATTGCTATTTTTCAACAGTTTAAAATGTTTTTTATTAATTATTTTAGATTGGTTGATAATTTTAAAAAGATTAATTCTATTGAACTTGTTAATAATGTAGGGACATTTTTATTAATAGTACTATTTATAAAGGATTATAAAATAAATGCAGTGTTGTATTCTATGATTATCTGTGGATTTATAACATTAATATATGGTATTATTAATTGTAAAAACATAAAAATTGGCATAAATTTAAATATATTAAAAGATTTAATTTATATAGGAATACCCTTATTAATTTATAATTTAGGATTTTATATTTTAACAACAGTAGATAGAATAATGATTTTAAAATATTTAAATTATGAAGAACTAGGCTATTATACATTTTCAAATCAAATAGTTAGTGCGACATTAGTTTTTATAACGTCTATTTTATTTTTATATTATCCTAAAGCTATAAAAATACTAAATATAGATGAAAATTTTGATGGCGAAAAAGCTTATAATAATATACAAAGATATACTAAGTATGTGGAATTATTAGGAGTTTTATTGAGTATAGTAGGTATAATATTAATAAAGCCCTTTGTAAATATTGTCGTACCTAATTATGAGGTGAGTATAAATATTTATAGGGTACTAGTATTAGGTGCAATAGTTTCACAAGTTTCATATTTTGCAAATGTATTTATAGTATCAAATAAGAAACAAATATATCTAATTTTTCTTCAATTTTTAACTATAATATTATCTATAATATTAAATTATATATTTTTAAAATTAGGTTTTAAGGTTACAGGAGTATCTATAGCTACTATGGTTACCAATATAATATATTCTGTAATGCAATATTTGATTTTCTTAAAAATATTAAACCAAAGAAAATGTCATTTTAATATAGTTTTAAAAACTTATTATAAGTTTATTTTATTTGTAATTATATTATTAATTATAAATACTTTAAAAATAAACTATTACTTATATATAATAATTTTATTAGTATTTGTATTTATGTTATATAAAAAAGATATTAAAAATATCATTAATAAGTATACTTAG
- a CDS encoding GDP-mannose 4,6-dehydratase translates to MKILVTGGAGFIGSNLVDKFISMGNDVCIIDNLSTGNINNVNKKARLYINDILDSNIANIFKKEEFDIVYHFAAQIDVQKSIKDPMFDSKVNICGTINILKNCVDYGVKKIVYPSSAAVYGQPEYLPIDEKHRVKPISSYGLSKYTPEEYIRSFSELYDLDFTIFRYANVYGIRQDPKGEGGVVSIFMDRLFKNSPLCIFGDGKALRDYIYVEDIVDANIAALCNGSRNLFNIGTGVYTSVRDLGQTMIDIMNVKSNIEYKAYRKGDIEKSYFNIEKAKAELKWKPKYNLQEGLIKTINYYKNNI, encoded by the coding sequence ATGAAAATATTAGTTACCGGCGGAGCAGGGTTTATAGGATCTAATTTAGTAGATAAATTTATAAGTATGGGAAACGATGTATGTATAATTGATAATTTATCTACTGGAAATATAAATAATGTAAATAAGAAAGCTAGATTGTATATAAATGATATACTTGATTCTAATATAGCTAATATATTTAAAAAGGAGGAATTTGATATAGTTTATCACTTTGCTGCCCAAATAGATGTACAAAAGTCTATAAAAGATCCTATGTTTGATTCTAAAGTAAATATATGCGGAACCATAAATATATTGAAAAATTGTGTTGATTATGGAGTAAAGAAGATAGTATATCCTTCCTCAGCTGCTGTTTATGGACAACCAGAATATTTACCTATAGATGAAAAGCATAGGGTGAAACCTATATCTTCTTATGGATTATCAAAATATACACCAGAAGAATATATAAGATCTTTTAGCGAATTATACGACCTGGATTTTACCATATTTAGATATGCTAATGTTTATGGTATAAGACAAGATCCTAAGGGGGAAGGTGGGGTAGTATCTATATTTATGGATAGGTTATTTAAAAATTCTCCACTATGCATATTTGGAGATGGGAAAGCTTTGAGAGATTATATATATGTAGAAGATATAGTAGATGCTAATATTGCAGCTTTATGTAATGGGAGTAGAAATCTATTTAATATAGGTACTGGCGTTTATACTTCTGTTAGGGACTTAGGGCAAACGATGATAGATATTATGAATGTGAAATCCAACATAGAGTATAAAGCTTATAGAAAAGGAGACATAGAAAAATCTTATTTTAATATAGAGAAGGCTAAAGCGGAACTTAAATGGAAACCAAAATATAATTTGCAGGAGGGACTTATAAAGACTATAAATTATTATAAAAACAATATATAG
- a CDS encoding N-acetylneuraminate synthase family protein produces the protein MKGIMEKIRDSKRAFIIAEIGVNYYDIAQKEGISALEAAKLMIKEAKEAGAQAAKFQTYKAGKIASKKAPAYWDTTEESTRSQYELFTKFDKFGEREYVELAKYCEEIGIIFMSTPFDFESADYLNELMPIYKISSSDLTNLPFIKHIAKKGKPVFISTGAATIGEIESAVNAILEEGNKDIAIMHCVLDYPTKYENANLNMINHLKQVFPGYILGYSDHTKPDKNMLVLTKAYEYGAKVIEKHFTLDKTLTGNDHYHAMEPNDLRIFNNNLEMLNLIEGGYCKRPLECESSSRKQARRSLIAKQEIKKDEVITKEMITFKRPGTGISPVDLERVLGRKAKVNIEEDTILTWDLF, from the coding sequence ATGAAAGGAATAATGGAAAAAATAAGAGATTCTAAGAGAGCTTTTATAATAGCTGAAATAGGAGTTAATTATTATGATATTGCTCAGAAGGAAGGTATAAGTGCACTGGAAGCTGCAAAATTAATGATAAAAGAGGCTAAAGAAGCTGGGGCACAGGCTGCAAAATTTCAAACGTATAAAGCAGGTAAAATAGCTTCTAAAAAAGCACCAGCTTATTGGGATACTACTGAAGAAAGCACTAGATCACAATATGAGTTATTCACTAAGTTTGATAAATTTGGTGAGAGGGAATATGTTGAATTAGCGAAGTATTGTGAGGAGATAGGTATAATATTTATGTCAACTCCATTTGATTTTGAATCAGCAGATTATTTAAATGAGTTAATGCCTATATATAAAATATCTTCTTCAGATTTAACTAATTTACCATTTATAAAGCATATTGCTAAAAAGGGAAAACCTGTATTTATATCTACAGGTGCAGCTACTATAGGAGAAATAGAATCTGCTGTAAATGCAATATTAGAAGAGGGTAATAAAGATATAGCTATAATGCATTGTGTTTTAGATTATCCTACTAAATATGAAAATGCTAATTTAAATATGATAAATCATTTAAAGCAGGTGTTCCCGGGATATATTTTAGGATATTCAGATCATACTAAACCAGATAAAAACATGTTAGTTTTAACTAAAGCATATGAATATGGAGCGAAAGTTATAGAAAAACATTTTACCTTAGATAAAACTTTAACTGGAAATGATCATTACCACGCTATGGAGCCTAATGATTTGAGGATATTTAATAATAATTTAGAAATGTTAAATTTAATAGAAGGGGGATATTGTAAAAGACCTTTAGAGTGCGAAAGTTCTTCAAGAAAACAGGCAAGAAGAAGTTTAATTGCTAAGCAGGAAATAAAAAAAGATGAAGTGATAACTAAAGAAATGATTACTTTTAAAAGACCAGGTACAGGAATATCTCCAGTCGATTTAGAGAGGGTATTAGGCAGAAAAGCGAAAGTTAATATAGAAGAGGATACTATATTGACTTGGGATTTATTTTAG